The Penaeus monodon isolate SGIC_2016 chromosome 6, NSTDA_Pmon_1, whole genome shotgun sequence genomic sequence CATTTGGACTCAAAGCACTTGTAACAGGAGTTGATCTAGCAGTTGCAGCAGCCTGTCTCAATAAGGCAAGTTGTCCCTGTTGCATTCTTGATATGGGAGCCTTGACCTCCTGAAGGACCTGATTGATCTCAAAGTTTTGCGGCCCAGAACTACCATCCTTCCCTCCAGATTTAGCCTGGCGGGCTGTCCCCTGATGTACTTCTTGAATTAGTCTATGTGCCGTGTGTGCTGAGCGCAACAACTGCTGTGGAGTAAGTCCCAGTGGTTCCAGGTGTAGCTCCTGAATACTTGAAACAGCTCTAACTAAATCACAGGTATTGATCTTGAAGACAGTGTGTTTCTTATTTGATGAAACAATGTTGACTGTTGTGAGATTTGCTTTACGATCTACTGTAATTGTTACATTAGCAGTACCAGGCTTGTTTGGAGGCTGTACTGCAACTACTTTCAATGGAGTCAGAGTTAATGGAGTACTTTCTTTTGGGGCCCCAATGGTCTTGGGTGCCATACTGTTTGGCTGGGGTGCCTGTTGCTGGATCTGTTGTCCTGGTGTAATTAGGGGTCTCAGAATGAAAGCTGGTCTTGGCAACTGTGCCCCGCCCACTGTTGTGGTTGGAGTAACACTAGTGGGTACAACAGTAGCTGAAGAAGAAACTGGTGGTGCTGCTAACCGCAGCTGAACCATTCCAACCGGTAACTTCTTTAATTCTGCTCTAACCAGACCTGAAGGAATTTTAAGTAGTCCTTTTGGAGCCATATTGATGGAtgtggtagtagttgtagttgctgCAGTAAGATTTACCATTGTACTGTTGACAGGAGTGTGTATCAAGTTACTACTGTTGGTAGTCACTGTTCTagacataatattatttatgtcacTCACATCCAGTATTGAAATAGGAACGGAGGTTGAATATGCATGTGAAGTTGCAGTTGAAAGAGTGGTTTGTGGAGGTGGCATGACAGTTGATGTCTGTTGACTTAGAGAAAAAGTATTGGGTGTAGTCTTATCCTGAGATACTTGGTTCTCTTTGGGTTCTAGTTTTACTAAAAATGTTCCAGGTGATATGCTTCTTTCTGGCTTTGGGGGAGTTTTGTTTAGGTTCTCAAGCATGTCACTTGCACTTGAACTCTCAATCTCTAGTGTATCATTTGATGCATCCATTGCTAATATGCTTGAGAGCTTGCTGTCAACCTCACTATTAGGACTAGCAAGGATATCTTGTGGCATGGTGCTGCTGTCATCGCAACCTCGTGACCCAAAAGGATGAAAATTAAAATCTTCTTCAATCTGATTTGTAACCTCCCTGTTCCTCTGGCTCTCAGCCTTCACTGGGGTTTCATCAAAACCCAGTGGCCTTGATGCCatattttcgatttcttgtggACTCATGAGTTTGATAGGCTGAATGTTTCTTACCATAAGATCAAGCTCGTCGGTGGACTCCTGGCTTGTGCTTACATCCTGTGTGCTTGATGACAGGGGGTCACTGCATTCCATTGGCTCCGGCAGAGATTCACCTTCTCCAATGGCTGATCCTGAACCTAcagtttccttcttttccattgTGACAGCCAGGAGCAATTCCTGGGCATGCCTCGCCCATTCTTCCTGAGCCCCTGGTAAGAGCAATTCTTCAAACAGGCCTCTATCTTCTGTTGATAACGAGGgcatattttctatcttttttgccCCACATTTCTTGTTCTGATCCGTCAAAAGCAACTCCTCGAATAAACCCTTGTCTACCTGCATCAGCGTTTCTAACTTTTTGGTGAAACTATTTCGGCGACTCCCACTTCCACTAAGGTTGTCACCCATATCTGGGAACGTAAACTGGCTTGGTAATGTACTACTCGATGTGCCTGCATCATTTGCTCCATCTTTGGAAAATACAAGCCCATAGTCCTGGCCACCCACGTGGAACTGCACACTACTCTTGAGATTAAAAAGGTCACTGATGTCAATTTCTGAAGGCTTGATCTCAGAGTCGAAGTCAAAGCTTGACAAACTGTCACTCCGCGTTTTGAGCCATTCCTCGATGTGCTGGAGGTCCGCCCCCAAATCACTGGTTGGATCCACATCTTCCTCGCCCGCCCTCAGCATCCCATTTATAACGTTATCACTGTCACAATTCCCATTAATACCCCCGCTATCACTGCCGCCATGTTGCGTTGTGGCGTTGCTTATGGAGGGCGTTCGGGATAGAGGCGCAACCCCTTGCCCATCACACCCCGCCGTTTCACTACCTCCATTCTTGAGGATGAACACACGTCTAACCTCTCCAACATCGTCGCGTGAAATGTTTAGGGTTCCGTTGTGTGACATGTGAACCCCCGTCTCGGAGTTACTATGGGGTCTTCCGAGAGAACAAGGATCAATGGGAAGCTCGCGCGCTAGACGGAGGCGGACGCTGAGTGGCTAACGCTGAGCCCGAACGACGAAAAACGAGTCTTCGCCGCGATGGAATGTCCTGAGGCTCGATTTTAATTAACAGTTCTTTGTTTACATCTTACTTTGATCTGTTGCAACGGGTGTCATGCGACAAAAATGCATTTGGGGGTATAAAAGTGTCCATTGGTGAGTTTTGTATACTTCAAAGTTGCACTCTTTTCTGACTATGGCAGTTCTAAGAGATCGCCCCATGAATGAGTTTCAAAACGAGTCTCGTGTTTCGGCCATATCTGTCCCTGTTCTTATCACAGACGTAGGGATACGAAATGATGCACTATTTTTCTcttgaaatagaaatagaaaaaaatgaataattgttTTGTTTAGCCATATCGAGCGAAAGACTACCTTTGTCAGTTTATACTAAATGTACAATATGAGAATTCTTGCGGTCTTTGGTTTCAAGATGGTTGAGAGGGAGACGTAGAAGTTTAAGCCTCTAGAGGCACAAAGCCCAAAGTATGGATATTAACAAGATATATGTCATAAGTAATAACTTTTGTTGTTTTCAGAAATTTATTTTCTTGAATACGAATCACGACTACCAAATAACAAGGCATGAAATCAGCTGTTGTTACGTAATTGCAGCGTCATCGTTACGTCACGACCTCAAATCCGACGGGTTATAAGAACGCGAAAGTTCGGCTTCTGGCGGCGTGTGGCAGCCCCTCACCAGCTGACAGTAATAACAGACATTCACGCCGCGACTTACGAGGAGGATGGACTGTTGTGCATTGGTCTCCCTTATCGTGTTAGCTTGTTTTATGGGACAAGCTTATGGGGACGATGATCGTGGAAGAGGTGAACATGATTGGTAGCTATTTGTTATGTTATCTAGTACCAACAGAGAAAGGAAATTCATGCGTCGCTGTTATATgcagtatattatttataataaagggTAACTGCAAGTGTTTCTGACACTTGATCCATGATACTAATCTTTGGTGATGTGTACCTGACACGTGGCATTACTTACAATGGAAAGGACAAGATGAAAAGTTTTATATGATTCTATAATGCATTTTATTGTTAGATTTATTTGAATTACAAAGAACATTGTTGGTATTAATGTTTATgtgaaacacaaaataatataatctttatTGGTTTTCCCTATTATTTACCTATTTAGCTAATTTATAATGTGTTTGAATATTAAAGAaacattaaagaaataatattattaatgtttatgtaAAAAAGTTTCATGTAATTTTCAGTGATTTCACCATATTTGCATATTAagctaatatataatgtattccaTTGAGAACattaaagaaattttattaatgGTATGTAAATACAAATTATCTATACATGAGCCTTCTAACTGCAACAAATATGTTAGTAATGGTAGGAGTAATTTTGTTAGGCTAACACCTGATAAGATAAAGATTGTAGACCTTACTGTTGATATATTGACAAAATAAGGAGCCATGGTATATACACTAGaatataaattatgtttttttatgtttatcatagCTTTGAAAATCTCTTTTTCTATACTTCACCtttgtgatttttaatttatagatataaagttTATCCACAATTTTCAttggaaaataatgatggaacAACATTTaagttataagaaaataataattactcacAGATGACAACAATGTTCACTGTTCATGAGCAATATGTGACTGGAGATTGTGTTCACACTGATGAAAAGTATTTTAATAACTTACATGACTGCTCACACCACACAGGAGCTGATGCATAGGTCAGTTAAATGAAGCATAAAGATAGCAACTAAAGACTGTGAATTAATGTGATGCTCAGTGACTCTGGCTTGAGGGACCTAAATTCTGATCTAACATTGAGGAGTTTGAGTATCTCTTGAGCTGTAAGTAAGTAGGACCCTGACTATTCCTAGCACATAGTAAGAGGTGGCAGCCTATGGAATCTGTAGTTGTAGCCTATGTGTCACTCAATCTctcccatattattattattattaatattgttattattattattattatcattattattattattattattattattattattattattatttattattattattgttatttagatCTGAGACTCTGTATCAACATACCAACCTGTGGAGCCCTCCCATTGGCAGTGAATTGTAAACTCTATGAAAACCcattctaatataataatgataaaagagagcCACACATCTCATAAATTTCCTCCATTTCtctataatataagaaaatgtataaaGGAAAATAGTCCAGGGGATCTTGTTTTTAGATGCAATTCAGCATTATGCTCATTAATGGTGACTCAGGTTATGGTGTTAGTCTTAGTAACATATACAGCAATAGGTTATTCAAATTCTGTATGATATATAAGTTAGTTGGTACTCAGTTGCAAAGATCTTTGCTTGAGTTACTGATAGTTCATGAAGGCATAAGGTGAAATTGCAgggtaaaagaatgaaaaggcCAAAGGAAATAGAAAATCAATTGATGCTGTAGCCACTTGTTATGATAAGAATCAGAGAAGATAAGTATTGAATTTTACTTTATTAGAAGACTTCAGTGATTGTATTAAACTCAACTTTGAcaattacaaatacaaatatgatATTAGGGTTGATTATTAAGattaaccccccaaaaagacaTAGGAGTATACTGTATGCCGCAAAGTTTTCAAAGGAAACCTCATCAGATGGTATTCATTGAGCATTACACCTCATATAGAAAAAtgaagtagtaagtagtagtagcagtagtagtatgaCTATCATTTAGTGGTGTATGTATTgacaaaatagattttaaaaattcatattgtATGGAGAAAAATGCAAACACTACTGACAATCAGTAGAAGTGTGAAATTAAATCATGGAACATAAGTGgattgtgatgaaaaaaaaagacattgataTACAGTGTGACAGAGCTTGGTTTGCCAGTTTTATTTACCAGTACTGTTGCAGTACTATCTCTTAAATTCCagttgacaaatatatatatttaatatcatgaaTTTATTTTGGTGTTTCTTTCAGGTCTAGGAGAGAAATTTGACTGGCACACCTTGGAGGAAGGCCTAAAGATATCAGAAACAACAGGCAAACCATTAATGCTTATAATACACAAGTCATGGTGTGGAGCATGTAAAAgttagtaaaaaaagggggattatatctatatctatccgtctatatatcagtctatctacatctgtctatctatctgtctcttcattTAGACAAGCATGccagcactatatatatatatatatatatatatatatatatatatatatatatatatatatatatatatatatatatatatatatatatatatatatatatatatatattagtgtgtgtgtgtgtgtgtgtgtgtgtgtgtgttggtgtgtggtgtgtgtgtgtgtgtgtggtgtgtgtgtggtgtgtgtggggttgtgtggtgtgtgaaaattaataattttactgGAACCCCATTAAGGGAAGTAATTGATTATGAATACTGAATTATTCTATGATTTTCAAAATTTCAGATGCaatattttatgttaaattttatgaatgaaaattttttattattcttaatttttattttttattttttttattttattttttaaaagtttttaaaaaattttgctgcttcaTCAAAATTTCTGGAAATATGAGAACTTTGTCATGGTAAACTTTGGATGATGGGCCAAAAGGGGAGAATACCCCGATGGAGGGTACATTCCACGCATCCTCTTCTTAGGTGAGTAAACAAATTCTGTCAAGCTGTAACTGTGCCCGTCATATGTCCATTGTTATTTGTTACACTATAATAGCAAGGTTTTTCCCTActcattttttattgtagttttaattttataaaatatattatatatatatataaaatattattatatatatatatttaatataattttatatatatataatataattatattataatatatatatatatatattattttttttaaaatttattatatatatatttatatatattttatatatttttttatatatatattttttttattatttttaatatataatattattataatttatatatataattttatatattatttataaaatttatatatattatttatatatatgtgtttatttatatatatatattttttatattattattttatattatttaatatatattatatatatttatatatatatttaaaatattatataaatatatttatatatattattatatttttatatttataaatttttaaatattttattaaatatttttattatatatataattaatatatatatttttatttatatatatttatattttatatattatatattttttatataaaattttatatttatatataaatattttaatattatatatttataatatatatatatattatatatatttttatatatttttattatatatataatatatatatattatattatataatatttatattttaaaatatatatttatatatatataaaatttatatataatataaaaaaaagaatttaaaaataataaaaaatttaatttattttttaaaaaaaaaataaatatttataatttccattttattttaaaaattaaatttaaattatttagtttatttttatttttttttttattttttaaggattaaaattataatatatattttttaaaatatataaaatatatatatatattatatatatatatttttaaaatatatttaatatatataatatatatatatatatattttataataaattagaattttatataatattattttattttaaaatatatataaatatatatatatatttatatatatatatatatattattatatatatatttatatattttaattttttaaaaaatattttatatatatatataattatttatatattaaaataatatatattatataaaataaatatatttttatatttatatattatatatatatatttatatataaaaatataatttttatattttatttaaatataatatatatatatatttataaaatttttatatatttttatatatataataaaatatatataatatataaaatatatatttatatatattatatatatatttttaatatatacttatataaaaaatttatatataatttttatatttatatatatttaaaatatatatgatattatatataattaaaaatatatattatattttatttaatatattatatattaaaattataatatatttatataaaaaatatatatattttaaaattttttatatatataattttaaaataaattaaaataaaaaatatttttaatatatatatttatattttataatatattttttatatatttatataaattttttttaattttatatttatatatatatattatatatatatatatttttatatatatttttatatatatattatttattttatatatatatatataaaaaaatatattttatatatatatatttttttttaatatatttttttataatatatatatatatttatatatataattttttatttttataaatatattatatatatattttttatatatatatatttatatatataaatatttatatatatatattttaatattatattttaaaaatatataatttttaatatattttttatattaattatatatatatttttttattatattttatttttattttaaaattttaatattttaaaaaaaatatatataatttatatttttttatttttttttaatattatatatatatttatatatattttatatatataatatatatattataaaattttaaaagatatataaatttatatttttttttaaattatatataatatttataattattttatatatattttatatattataatatttttatatatattatatattttaaaatttttatatatatatatatatttaatataatatttaatattatttttttaatatttatatatttataatataaaatttataaaacatataattttaaaatatataaaaattttatataaaatatatatatatatatatattaaaaattatataaaatattttataataatatattgaaaagagaaaccccaaaaaaacagtagaaaataaaacaaaaccgtaACGTTTCAAAATTTTCCTTCAGATTtcctttaaagacaaaaaaaatcgaaatggaCCATTATCCATTtcgttttattcgtctgaaaa encodes the following:
- the LOC119574561 gene encoding uncharacterized protein LOC119574561; translated protein: MSHNGTLNISRDDVGEVRRVFILKNGGSETAGCDGQGVAPLSRTPSISNATTQHGGSDSGGINGNCDSDNVINGMLRAGEEDVDPTSDLGADLQHIEEWLKTRSDSLSSFDFDSEIKPSEIDISDLFNLKSSVQFHVGGQDYGLVFSKDGANDAGTSSSTLPSQFTFPDMGDNLSGSGSRRNSFTKKLETLMQVDKGLFEELLLTDQNKKCGAKKIENMPSLSTEDRGLFEELLLPGAQEEWARHAQELLLAVTMEKKETVGSGSAIGEGESLPEPMECSDPLSSSTQDVSTSQESTDELDLMVRNIQPIKLMSPQEIENMASRPLGFDETPVKAESQRNREVTNQIEEDFNFHPFGSRGCDDSSTMPQDILASPNSEVDSKLSSILAMDASNDTLEIESSSASDMLENLNKTPPKPERSISPGTFLVKLEPKENQVSQDKTTPNTFSLSQQTSTVMPPPQTTLSTATSHAYSTSVPISILDVSDINNIMSRTVTTNSSNLIHTPVNSTMVNLTAATTTTTTSINMAPKGLLKIPSGLVRAELKKLPVGMVQLRLAAPPVSSSATVVPTSVTPTTTVGGAQLPRPAFILRPLITPGQQIQQQAPQPNSMAPKTIGAPKESTPLTLTPLKVVAVQPPNKPGTANVTITVDRKANLTTVNIVSSNKKHTVFKINTCDLVRAVSSIQELHLEPLGLTPQQLLRSAHTAHRLIQEVHQGTARQAKSGGKDGSSGPQNFEINQVLQEVKAPISRMQQGQLALLRQAAATARSTPVTSALSPNASSAIVTCNSVGSSLIGTAPVLVTTSASGLTGKPPVTSGAVITTAKGIQTSLATQKTQVDSSPPSTSSDGRASRIPVITSPDKSQLKNEGVGLSLRPGAPPTMVSVPSVLDTLSASSLVSGDLLQTSAHSPSSSTTTQNDEDVNDENPEMCIVSDEVADKALEELGIHIDSLQCEPSPQGGKRWLCPIKGCCKHFPKLSSLKVHLLSHNGIRPYKCSYENCDWAFYTWYKLKRHIETHLKRRDFACSEPNCNRRFTTVYNLNTHLRLHQRPKCWMCSLPECTKAFHTRRELEVHMKTHKDVEAPYKCGVDGCSKSYFTPNSLTSHMRSHHKEEELRCQWTGCGKKFDKPCRLKAHMRVHTGQRPFVCTYEGCNWSFQSASKLSRHQRKHTNDRKFTCTICQKSFLRSEHLKGHLLIHTGVRNFQCPVEHCNAKFTAKSSLYVHLKKHEGKTKENNNKVTYHCPIDTCDKSYNSKFNLRQHMLKNHTILTTDTSQLDYITLLGEKDLMMDHLLPLTAGGSTSASATLDPNVPASSLAPSSHTGDTHATLLSSIELINGDIGTDGTNIPPIIVMEGRAAAEAIEGMDVGMPDTLMGNTAGGNGESEVESLDMPTISKDSVPGSGGSARTDVLGNILRSRKARKRQQLNLAKKMAELGCHISGTDGVVSFTNDVVLSASAVTLPATSHLQSTLLQDDAVTSELYQETLMGHDLLSDPTTDPQSTINLRDLE
- the LOC119574040 gene encoding thioredoxin domain-containing protein 12-like produces the protein MAVLRDRPMNEFQNESRVSAISVPVLITDTFTPRLTRRMDCCALVSLIVLACFMGQAYGDDDRGRGLGEKFDWHTLEEGLKISETTGKPLMLIIHKSWCGACKKYPDGGYIPRILFLDSEGNVHPELYNVNGNSKYKYFYFDDKSVVASMKEAIKALSPASRGEEL